The following nucleotide sequence is from bacterium.
TCATCTGTTTCTTCTCCATATACAACAGGTTTTGGATGGAAAGGATCGTTGGCTTTCATTAGGGCCCACCATATAAAGATATACTTCTTGATACAGAACGACTAATAATGTGTTCCTAAGAAACAATGGATCCCCATGAAAGCACTATAAAGGACAACATCTCTGATAGTCAACGACTGAACAGTCTATTCTCCACAACAATTTTTTAAACCAGGCATTTATCAGGAATCCACTTCAACGGGGAAGGAAAAACAAAAGGACGGTGTGAGCGAAGTCACACCGTCCTTTTGCATACGTTATGGTTTTGAGATTCTTGCCGAGCGCTTCTTCACTTCACTGGTTACGACCGGCATCGTGACGATGGTTATTAGCAATAGAACCCATACCGTTCCGCCTATTCGGGCCACCAGTGGATACGAGCCGCCGATGCTGGCTGCCAACCAGAACAAGAGCGCCGCGCCAATCGAAATCGGCAGGTAGATCATCGCGCTGCGTTTCGCAACACGCCCTTCAACATTTTCGTGTTCCATCCTATCCTCCTACTCCAACAGACTGCCTTAGTCAGCAGCGGTGTGAGCGAACTGCTTGCGGCCCTCGATACATGCGCGATGCGATTCGTGTTTATAGATCGAGGGCTTGAAACCCTTCAGCAGCAGGGTGTTTAAGGTCACCGTAACGGAACTGACTGCCATCATCAGGCCAGCAATTTCCGGGCTAATCACCACCGAGATGAAAGGATACAGCAGGCCGGCGGCGATCGGAATTCCGAGGGTGTTGTAAATGAAGGCCCAAAATAAATTCTGTTTGACCTTGTTCATGGTTGTCCGAGCGACTTCCAGCGCCACGACCACATCGCGGATATCATCTTTGATCAGGATCACATCGCCGGTTTCTTTCGCCACGTCCGTTCCAGAACCAATCGCCATACCAACTTCCGCCTGCGCCAGCGCAGGCGCGTCATTGACGCCATCCCCGACCATCGCCACTTTTTTACCCAGTGCCTGCAACTTTTTGACCTCTTCGGCCTTATCTTGCGGCAGCACTTCAGCGAGCACCCGGTCGATCCCTACCTGACGAGCGATCGCTTCGGCCGTGCGGCGGTTATCCCCGGTGATCATCACTGTTTCGATCCCCATGCGGTGCAGGAACTGAACTGCTTCAGCTGCATGATCCTTCACTGTGTCAGCGACAGCTACTAATCCCGCCGGCTGGTTGCTCATCGCCACAAACATCACGGTCTTTCCCTCCAGCTCAAGCGCTTCGGCCTGAGCCATGAGCTTGGAAAAGTCCACCTGTCGTTCGCGCATCAACTTACGATTGCCGAGCAGAACCGTCTCACCCTCCACGACTGCTTCAATGCCATGACCAGGGATGGAGTTGAATTGTTCTGCGTCTTTCAACGGCAGATGCTTCTCTTGAGCGCCACGCACAATCGCTTCGCCCAGGGGATGTTCGCTGTTTTTCTCCGCGACCGCCGCAATTTGGAGCACTTTTACTTCGCCGCCTGCCAGATCATTCGCCGGCACAACATCTGTCACAGAAGGCTCACCGCGGGTAAGCGTTCCGGTTTTATCAAACACAATCGTTTGCAGCTTGCTGGCTTTCTCGATGGCTTCCGCACCTTTGAACAGCACGCCATTTTCAGCAGCCTTTCCTGTTCCGGCCATCATGGCGCTGGGTGTTGCCAGGCCAACAGCGCAAGGGCAGGAAATAACCAGCACGGTCACGGACAGGAGCAGGGCAAAACCAAATACGCCAACCTCTCCGAGCATATAGGGCGAGAGCAAGAAGCTTGAATTCGGATCAAAGAAGCGCTGGTACCCAAAGAAGAACCAGAAGACAAACACCACTACGGCAAGCAAGTGCACGCCCAGGATGAAGTGCCCGGCGACCCAGTCGGCCAGTTTTTGAATCGGCGCCTTACTGGCCTGCGCAGTTTCCACCAGCTTAATAATCTGCGCCAGGGCAGTGTCCGCGCCAACACGTGTCGCTTTGAACTTAAAGGCACCTGTCTTGTTCACTGTTCCACCGATGACGAGGTCGCCTGCTTTTTTCTCGATAGGCAAACTTTCGCCGGTCAGCATCGATTCATCTACAGCCGAGTAACCATCGACCACCTGGCCATCTACCGGTATGCCTTCGCCCGGCCGCACTTGAATGATTTCGTCCAGCTGGACTTCCTCGGCCGGGATCTCCAATTCCTGTCCATCCCGAATGACCCGTGCCACCTTCGGCTGCAGTTTCATCAGCTTTCGGATGGCCTCGGAAGTGCGGCCGCGAGTAAGCGCCTCCAACCAGCGTCCCAGAATAATGAAGGCGGTCAACAGCGCTGCGCTTTCAAAAAACGTTGCGCCTTCGCCACCAAAACCAGCTTCTGGGAAGAGGGTGTTGATCACCGCAATCCCATAGGCGGCGCCAATCCCCGTGGCATACAGCAAATTCATATCCGTAACGCCGTGCTTCAAGCCGCGCCAGGAATTCGTAA
It contains:
- a CDS encoding copper-translocating P-type ATPase, encoding MIENQQRVSIPVSGMSCASCVGHVEKALTALPGVTDVVVNLGTNHASLSYDPKQVDVTDVKMAIESVGYQVPTAEVTLDVLGMTCASCVAHVEGALQDLPGVEVATVNLGLGTARVKYVPDVVHISTMKNAVKNVGYEVSERSGSQVDALDRERLAREDEIRRQGRNLLVAGLIGLIVMIGTFYEMLGPLKAFVPEFLSYKWVIGLLTTPIVFGPGRQFFTNSWRGLKHGVTDMNLLYATGIGAAYGIAVINTLFPEAGFGGEGATFFESAALLTAFIILGRWLEALTRGRTSEAIRKLMKLQPKVARVIRDGQELEIPAEEVQLDEIIQVRPGEGIPVDGQVVDGYSAVDESMLTGESLPIEKKAGDLVIGGTVNKTGAFKFKATRVGADTALAQIIKLVETAQASKAPIQKLADWVAGHFILGVHLLAVVVFVFWFFFGYQRFFDPNSSFLLSPYMLGEVGVFGFALLLSVTVLVISCPCAVGLATPSAMMAGTGKAAENGVLFKGAEAIEKASKLQTIVFDKTGTLTRGEPSVTDVVPANDLAGGEVKVLQIAAVAEKNSEHPLGEAIVRGAQEKHLPLKDAEQFNSIPGHGIEAVVEGETVLLGNRKLMRERQVDFSKLMAQAEALELEGKTVMFVAMSNQPAGLVAVADTVKDHAAEAVQFLHRMGIETVMITGDNRRTAEAIARQVGIDRVLAEVLPQDKAEEVKKLQALGKKVAMVGDGVNDAPALAQAEVGMAIGSGTDVAKETGDVILIKDDIRDVVVALEVARTTMNKVKQNLFWAFIYNTLGIPIAAGLLYPFISVVISPEIAGLMMAVSSVTVTLNTLLLKGFKPSIYKHESHRACIEGRKQFAHTAAD